One window from the genome of Methylophaga thalassica encodes:
- a CDS encoding helix-turn-helix domain-containing protein, whose translation MNFTLLDDTDVSQAYAAYLRELRKQAKLSRAALAERSCVPAATIKKFELTGQISFRQLLLLWQTLDSLDRLYQLTQLSKERAAIPTSIDEVLKDEF comes from the coding sequence ATGAATTTTACCTTACTTGATGATACCGATGTAAGCCAAGCTTATGCGGCTTATTTACGTGAGTTACGCAAGCAGGCAAAGCTGTCGCGCGCTGCATTGGCTGAGCGAAGCTGCGTACCTGCGGCCACCATTAAGAAATTTGAGCTGACTGGGCAAATTTCATTTCGTCAATTGCTGTTGCTATGGCAGACCCTTGATTCGCTAGATAGGCTTTATCAGCTCACGCAACTTAGCAAAGAACGCGCTGCTATACCCACGAGTATTGATGAGGTGCTAAAAGATGAGTTTTAA
- a CDS encoding type II toxin-antitoxin system HipA family toxin, with translation MSFKPIQKLNVTRTLSSGEQISVGVLAQNRQGVFFQYADSYLQQFGNLSPFTLQSNTQVQAAPKAPHQGVHGVFGDCLPDGWGMLLQDRIFRQKGILPNQLTAMDRLAFVGDKGMGALSFSPVSEFSATTHANIDLATLGLEAQTLFDASMSDYMDDNQDELDGHTQQVLAALVAGGSSGGARPKAQIYMPAGETQHCRTFAQPGDEAWLIKFTSKNLALGHEEGVCEAVYLQMAELAKCQPPQWQLIEAPPTSGASAWLALKRFDYVTEQADLGRKRSAGRLHMHSACGLLDADFRTPSLDYIDLIKASRQLCKSPAAGQLQFRRAVFNLLSSNQDDHSKNWAFLQADDGQWDPAPFYDVTYSPHPFNEHATAFGGYGKAPPLKVMQKLATSAGFANWHDARQVIEEVAEAISQFTYLAQQQGISKTTVSAIAKTLDQRKQENAALFQ, from the coding sequence ATGAGTTTTAAACCGATTCAGAAGCTTAATGTTACTCGTACGCTAAGCTCAGGTGAGCAGATATCTGTTGGGGTCTTGGCGCAGAATCGGCAAGGCGTTTTTTTCCAGTATGCAGACAGCTATTTGCAGCAGTTTGGCAATTTATCACCGTTTACCTTGCAGTCGAATACGCAAGTTCAAGCCGCACCTAAAGCGCCGCACCAAGGTGTACATGGCGTATTTGGAGATTGTTTGCCCGATGGTTGGGGCATGTTGTTACAAGATCGTATTTTCCGGCAAAAGGGCATCCTACCTAATCAATTAACTGCGATGGATAGACTGGCCTTTGTCGGTGATAAAGGCATGGGAGCATTGTCTTTTTCTCCGGTGTCTGAGTTTTCAGCCACCACGCATGCGAATATTGATTTAGCTACGTTAGGCTTAGAAGCACAAACGCTGTTCGATGCTTCAATGTCAGACTATATGGACGACAACCAAGATGAGTTAGATGGGCATACGCAACAGGTGTTGGCCGCATTGGTCGCGGGTGGTAGTTCGGGTGGGGCAAGGCCTAAGGCGCAGATTTATATGCCTGCTGGGGAAACTCAACATTGTCGAACCTTCGCTCAGCCTGGAGATGAGGCTTGGCTGATTAAGTTTACCTCTAAAAATCTCGCGCTCGGCCATGAAGAAGGCGTGTGTGAGGCGGTTTATTTACAAATGGCAGAACTTGCTAAGTGTCAACCGCCGCAATGGCAACTCATTGAAGCACCACCTACAAGCGGTGCGTCTGCTTGGTTGGCGCTTAAGCGTTTTGATTATGTCACTGAACAGGCCGACTTAGGCAGAAAGCGCAGTGCAGGTCGATTGCATATGCACAGCGCTTGCGGGCTGCTGGATGCAGACTTTCGAACGCCAAGTTTAGATTACATTGACTTGATTAAAGCCAGTCGTCAGTTGTGTAAATCTCCAGCCGCTGGGCAGCTGCAATTTCGCCGTGCCGTTTTTAACCTGCTGTCGTCTAATCAAGACGACCACAGTAAAAACTGGGCGTTTTTGCAAGCGGATGACGGTCAATGGGATCCTGCCCCTTTTTACGATGTTACCTACAGCCCACATCCATTCAACGAACACGCCACTGCGTTCGGAGGTTATGGCAAAGCGCCACCGCTTAAGGTGATGCAAAAACTTGCTACCAGTGCTGGCTTTGCGAATTGGCATGATGCAAGGCAAGTCATTGAAGAAGTCGCAGAAGCCATCAGCCAATTTACGTATCTGGCACAGCAGCAAGGGATCAGTAAAACAACAGTGTCTGCGATTGCTAAGACATTGGATCAGCGCAAACAGGAAAATGCAGCGCTTTTTCAATGA
- a CDS encoding helix-turn-helix domain-containing protein — MDTVEPKSKRTAVIFPRQRKMLNILGENLTLAMKRRGITQEMMHSRTGISKPTLRKISKGDPSVSLGHYVKVLAVLGLLDDLTKVARDDELGRKIQDIQLLNKK, encoded by the coding sequence ATGGATACTGTCGAGCCAAAATCAAAACGCACTGCGGTCATATTCCCTAGACAAAGGAAGATGTTAAACATCTTGGGCGAAAACTTAACATTGGCGATGAAGAGACGCGGCATTACTCAAGAAATGATGCATAGTAGGACAGGGATTTCTAAGCCAACACTGCGTAAAATATCAAAAGGTGATCCTTCCGTTTCACTTGGTCACTACGTTAAGGTTTTGGCAGTCCTAGGCTTGTTAGACGACCTAACCAAGGTTGCCCGTGATGACGAGCTGGGAAGAAAGATCCAAGACATCCAATTGCTAAATAAAAAATAA
- a CDS encoding helix-turn-helix transcriptional regulator, whose amino-acid sequence MPEVKAKTGFGRSTIYALMANGEFPRSIRIGARAVGWLESDIDQWIETRRIGAAYGRG is encoded by the coding sequence TTGCCCGAGGTAAAGGCCAAAACAGGTTTTGGCCGCAGCACCATTTATGCCCTGATGGCCAATGGTGAATTTCCCCGTTCCATCCGCATTGGCGCGCGTGCCGTGGGCTGGTTAGAAAGCGATATCGACCAGTGGATTGAAACTCGCCGTATCGGTGCTGCTTATGGCCGTGGATAA